CAGCCCACAGTAAACAATTTGAATGAACTTGACAATTCAATCATTGGCTAAGCTTGTTTTCTTACATGATATGTTTTACTCTTTTTACTGTACACTTAAATACCTTGtcacaaaccaaaacatttaaggTCAGACGCAACCTGTAGCTTCAATGATGCTCAATCTACTGAGCTGCCAGGGAAGAAAATTAGGCCCATCTATTACAGTTTAAACAGAATAACCGGAAGAAAGAACAGTCTTGAGTATTAAGCTAACATTCATATAGCTATTTGCCAAAAGGCTGTGCCAGCTTAGGCATGCTTCATTCCTTATATTCAGTCCTGTTTTAAGGAAACAACAATTTGAGCAAATACAATGTAAACAGAGCCAGGGAGACTGCAGTAGTAAAAGACAACAATGTCATTGATCTGACAGGTTTAAGGCCAACTATGTATGACTCTAAATACATCATACTTTTCCATGGCACTTCATACACTGGAAGTTAGTACTGGGTGACATTAGACAAGTGTATACATATTCATATCACACGCGATATATACATGTAGCTTCGGTTCCTAAAATAGAAAGTTCAAGTTTTCTTGCCCAAATAAAATCAATCCATGAAAAACCACCTGTGTTTTCCTACACCAAATAAAGTAATATTACTGTTTTAATCATTTTAGTGCAAACTGACTTAAGTCCAAAGCCATACCATTCCTTGATTTTTAGTCACCACTAACCAAATGCccctatttcttttaaaacacaactatacttttttttcttaaaagaacagcaaacactTGACAACTAGCATGCTGTTCTAGTCTACGTTAACAAAACTTGCCAATATACAAATCATGTTTTGGTCATGCAGCACAGACCCATCCTCAAACTAACCCATCTCTTAATTCAAGCAGTCTAGAAGAGGAACACAGTGCCTGATTTTAATCAGCAGGTCATCCTGGCCACTCCGTACTCCAAGCTGACAACAGCAGGCTCAGCTTTGGAGAGCTCTTCCACAAATTCGCTGTAGCGATTGTCTGCTGCGTTGCTGCCCTCTACAGTTCTTACAGCATCAGTCGCAGGGATCAGGTGCTGCTCCTTCTTGAAGCACGGAGGGGTCTTCAGCGCCACGGGTGCAGGGTGAACAGACTGCTGATGTTCCTTCACCAGGACTGCACCTGACTGCCCACTTCTCcgctttattttctgaaatagagAATAGTTGCTAACAGTGAGCATGACTGCTTTACTAATAGTATTCTGCTTTGAAAGGAAGTGAATCCACTTCTTTTGCTGGCCAGATTAGCATCCACAGAACCCTGTATCCTAGGTTAGATACATAACAGTATCATTAAACGTTAGGCCATTGGATAAGACATTTTTCCACACAGTTTGCAGCAGATGCTACAAACATAAAAATTGCAGCTCAGCAGAAGGCAGAAAGTTTGACTGTCAATGTCCGTAGAGAAGGAGAGATTCTTCCACGCTTGCCCCTCATTTGGTTGCTATCAAGATCGGAATACTTTCTGGAGTACAGGCAGAGGAAGAGAGGCCTTGGTGCTTTTAACAAGCAGAGAACTTGCAGTAGACCACGAGTCTCTTAAAGACAAAGAGCAGTTTCATACCTAACCCCTTTTATGTCCTTACTAAAAACCTTCTAAAAGACTTTTCCTGCAGATCTGAAAGATGACATTACAGTTTGTTCAAATGCAGGAACAGACTAAAAGCTGCCAACTAGAAAGTGGGACTAGAGGAAAGGACCTATCCTGCAAGCACTGAGCAAGAGCAAATGAAAGATTTTGATTAAGTTGTCagttttttgtgggggtttttttgttttgtttttttgaggggttttttttgtttgtttgggggtttgttttttttttttaaaagtcaaacaATCTCACCCAGTAACTGTGAGCTTGGGCTAGTTAactgagctgattttttttttgttgatgtgctTGTGTTCTATTAGAGCTGAGACTGAGACCAGAAGACTTCGGTGTCTCTTGACACCAACTTTTTGAAGATGGAAACAGCAGTAGGAAAGTCTCCACCAAGATTTCAAATAATTACATCTCTTCTCCACTCAAGTGAGAAGTGTGGGCTCAGGTGAAGTTAACACCTTGGAACAAGGTTCTAGAAAATTCAAAACTGAGACTTCACATCTTGCTtatttttcagcttgtttcatcTGGAGTCTTCATCTTGCTGTTTCAGTTGTACAACAAGTAAGATCTGAAACAGTTTAAAATTAAGTGACCTGCATTCATTACATTACAGTAGGATCAGTTTAATAAAATCTTTCCTCTTAGAAAGCCGTACTTCCCGCTTCTCCCCCAACATAACATATAGGAGTTGTGTTACCATTTCTAGCCACACAAAGAAGTAAAACTAACAATGAGAAAACTTTTACATTTCTTAAAAGGTATTATTGTGAAGTTTTAGCCCATTAACTGACTATAATGAAGTATCAACTAAAAGCCACTGATTAAGTCATACTAGAATAAAGTGAGATACACTGTTCAGTCTTCCCTGGATGTTTACCACCTAGTAGAATTTATTTATAGAAATCTGAACCCTGGTTTTAGCCCTGTCTTCAAATGAGCATTACAGTGCATATGCCCCATAATTATGGTGACTTACAACAGCATGCACTGCATAGGAAGTCAAAAGCAGGACAATACTTACTGCTTCCATTTTAGTAGctataatgaaaataaaacattttcagtcTCCTTGGTTTAGGAACACAGCTGTAGCTATGATGGGTACCTtgctgttatgggtttgtgtggcaaggttttggtagcaggggggctatagggatggcttctgtgagaagctgccagaggcttctcccatgtctgataaagccagtgctagctggctctaagacagacccgccactggccaaggccgagcccatcagggacagtggtagtgcctctgtgataacacatttaagaaagtgaggagaaaaaacagcagttgacagagaggagtgagacgatgtgaaagaaacaactctgcagacaccaaggtcagtgaagagggaggaggaggaggttcttgaaatgtcagagcagagagtctttcCTTGCAACTTGtactgaagaccatggtgaggcagcttgttcccctgcagtccatggaggtccacagtggagtaGATCTCCACCTGTACCCCGtagaagggaccccacgccagagcaggctcctgccaggacctgtggacccatggatagaggagcccacgctggagcaggtttgctggcagggcttgtgaccctgtgggggggacccatgctggggcagttcatgaagagctgcagcccgtggcagggacctcacattggagcaggggcagcgtgtgaggagtcctccccctgaggaggaaggagcagcagagacaaggtgtgatgaactgactgcagcccccattccccatccccctgcgccgcttggggggaggagggagagaaacaggagtgaagctgagcccgggaagaagggaggggtgggggggaggtgttttaagatctggatttattttctcactatcttactctgatttgattggtgatgaattaaacttccttttctccccaagttcagtctgttttgtccatgacagtacttggtgagtgatctctccctgtccgtATCTTAaacctcgagcctttcatcagatttcctctcccctgtccagctgaggaggggcagtgatagaacagttttggtgggcacctggcgtttatccagtccaaaccaaaacacttgtTATCCAAGATAATTTTCACATAAATTTAACCTACATTAAGCCATCTTCAGAAATGCTTTGATAGTAGGAGCACTTTTAAGTAACACGGTTCCTCAGTAAAACATAATAAATTGTGCCTAAGAGCAGAACATTGGCTGCAGTCTGGCATTCAGCACAGAAGCATACAGTGAAAGTCAAAGTCAGCATTATACAGAATAAGTGCTAGGCCATACAGTAGTGACATTCATGTGAAAGCTAGCAGCATTATTACACACTATAAATGTGAATTTGAAGAACAAGTCAGAAGTACACACAGTCATTTTGTAATACTTACAGCTTCCAGTTCTTTAATGTCTTCCTCCAGTTGTTTATTTTGTTCACTCATGTTCATTATAAGATTGAGCACAGATTGCCTAGGATGCATACTTCGATCAAACTGATGGTACATATTTCTCCAAAACCTGCATGAAGCAGACAGTTTTAACTACGCAGAATAAAGACAAAATTGAGAAGACACACACTATAGAATTTAAACTTACTTAAAATTGAATGATATTGTATTAGGCTCCAAAACAGCCAGTTCTGGCAAAAAGTCTGGATTATACAGAGGATTTCggtattttttttgttcatcCAGAAGGAACGGCCACAAGGAATATGTCTTCTCTTTTAATCTGAAGGCAACAAGAGATTAAGGTCAAGACACTGACTGCAAGGAAAACACAGAAGCTATAAACTCAACATAATAAACCAatcttaactttttttaaaagttaccaGAAATACTTGTAAGTCTTGAATTATAAGCTCTTAGTAAAATCAACCTCTTCCTGGCATATGCTAATGTTGGATAGAACTGTCAGTTTTAGAAGTGCTACTGCTTATGCTGTACAAGTTCTGCCTAGCTGCAATAAGtgtttttaaaacacagtttgaGACAAAGATTAATCAATGGAAACTTTACAGCAGTTTTCCAACTGAAAGCATTAGGAGACATCCTATCAATACTTCTGATGGGAATTAGTCTTGAGTAGGCAAGACTTTTAAGGCTACCTAAAAACAGCTTACCTATTTTTAGGAaataaagaaaagggggggggactgtgcagggaggaagaaagaagccTTAACTTTAATTTTTCCTATGAAAAATGCACATGAGATTTTCTCCCAGGGTTAGAAATACTGTCTTCAGCGTGCAAAAGCACAAGAAAGACTGTTGTTCTCTGATGCAGTTCAATACTACTTTCAGTACTACCAATCCTGTTTCTATTCCTGTTTGGAACCTAAAATGAAGAAGATTCACAGGAGTTCTTAGTCTGCCAGAATAAACACAAGACTAATTACAATATGTGTGCTTACTTTAGCTCTTCTCGCTCTTTTTGGCAGTTTCCAAGGAAGTTACCAAACTGGCAGGAATGGACGTGTTCATGAATCTGAAGAAGGAAAGCTTCATTGTACTCAAAGGCTTGTGGAAACTGCTCAGTCAAATTCCACACACTTTCTAAAAACTGGGTGAAGACTGGTGAGATCTCTTTTGGATCACCATCCAACTGACAACACCTGAAAAAGATTCCATAAACAGACTGAAACCAGTTTAagttagaaataaaaacattttctttccccttGTTTTTAAGGGACAGCATATTAATTCAACACTAGCTTTGGGTTAGAGACTAAGCACCTAACTTTCAGAACTGGGGCAATTTTTGAATAGAAATAAGTCTATATTTAACCTATTTTTCTGACTTGTAAGTAATCACACATCTGTATTCAGTACAGAAGACCAACATAAGGCAGTTAAGTTCCTCTGTGTCTACTACTTCCATAGTCCACCTTTGGAATATACCACCTAAAAGTAAATTAATAAGCAGTAAATAGCAGCAAGGCTGTTGTCATAGCTGACGATAGGCAGATCAAGGGAAAAACCAAAACTCAGAACATATAGGACAAAGGCAGGCATGACTTCATCACTAAAAATAAACTTAAAtgtaaacttatttttaaagatatcaAAACTAAGTGTTTTATATTGCCTAAATAGCTGGAACATAGCTTTAGATTGGTTTTGCACTGTCTATGCATATGTGCAGATCTAGCTGCAGTCATCGACACCTGAGAGCGAGGCACTAGTGAGCACTAGAAGTTTACGTCTGTAACACAAATAGGTATTTGAATAAATAGCAAAGTACATTGTCTACTGAAAATAGCTTATCACTGCAAAATTTCTAGCAATGCTGCAGTAGTTTAACATCCACAAGTTGTCTTTTGTTTAAGAACACTTAGTTCAGGTCACTGTATACATTTTACTGTATTGGAAGAGTGAACTACCTGTCAGAGAACTTGTGCCCAAAAGAGATCCAGTCTTTCTCTATCAAGACCTAGAGGGTGAAAAATCAAAGTCTCATGTAAAATGTTACTCCATCTTACATCTATAGTATTAATCCCACTGGTTAATGATATATTGTATTTTAGAATTGAGTCAAAGAAGCTACAGTAGGAGCAACTATTTGTCACTTTGTAGTTCCTTTATTTTCTTGGAAGTCTTTCACAAGAGACTCTCAAAGCACATTTCTAAAACTAGTAAAAAAGTTTAGCAAGTTGACAATCAGATAACAGCTGTTAAGCCAGGCTCACTCCAAGAATACTAGCGTTGTATGACTTCACAAGTAGATTATCAACCAACTTGCTACAGACTGCAATGCCTAGGAAAAATTTTAGTATTGCATTCCTGCTATCATAGTTTAAAACTACACAATATAGTATTTGTAACATTTTATAGCAGTAAGTTTCTTAACACTAGCTTGTTTTATCAATTCAGTCAAAGTGTATCaagcaccaaaaggaacactggacTGACTGCCCATTGCAGAAGTTGTCCCAGAAATTTAACTGACAGCAAGGAATGAAAAACTAAAAGATTAAATGACTTCCCTGAAGATTACACGCATTCTCACTATTCAAAAGAAATTACTCCTCTTCCAATTCGCCCTCAACTTCACTTTCGTTGCTTGTAGTATTTGTGGCAGCTAGTTCTAAGCAATACAAAGAATTAGTTTTATGTACTATCTTTCAGGAGTTCCCATAATATCTTGTGTTGCCACTGCAGAATGCTGTTGATTTTCCTACTCTAAAATTTGGAATAATTATACTGAAATTCCTCTTCCTCGCTATAAAAGGTGAAGAAATTTAGACTGATTAAATATCTTCAGGTCTCTGTCACTGGGGGAGTTGTCATTTTTAAGTTTTAATAATGTTGGTTTTGGGACAAGTGATAAGAGCACAGAGCTGCTATAATTTAATACATCTGCTATCTCACATAAGCACTTTGGAAACTTTTATGTCATAGATAAGGggcttttttaaatgcaaaaggcAATCATTGCAACATTTCTGCAGGGTGCCTGGAACAATCCaccatttgtatttcatttttttagattttaaaatttgtttcccAGTATCAAATTAGTTCTAAAAGAAAGATTCATCAGTATACTGCAAACCTTATATTTCTAACTACAACTAAAAGCATCAGTATGTCTACACTGCTCCCTTTCATACTCAAACATTTTACATCCTTTATTTACCAAGGAAAACTCAACAATGCAACATCTTGCTTACCATGAATCCTTTGATTGTTCTATAATAGGAATCTAGTAAGAGAGCTCCAAGAGAACAAACTTGGGAAGTCCTATCCCAGCCATCTGAGCAGTGCACTAATACACTTGCACTCTCAACTGCTATTGCCTGCAAAACACAGTTGTTTCTCAGTGATGTTCTATTCTAGACAGAAGTCAAAATTtagtaaataaatacaaaagtcACATTTATTCCAAACTCACAGTATAGACCACTTTATTTAACAAAGCCAGAAAACTGTTTATTATGAGGAAAGGATTTGATACTATTAGAAAATTAGGAATTTCTCTCCATGAAGTACAGAAAACTCCttacgaagaaaaaaaaaaaaatccacaactacCTTTGCACAAGGTAACAAGAGCATCTACAGTGGTTCTCAGTTCTTTCTACATCTTATAAAACTAAGCTTATAAAACCCGCTTACAATGCATACTAAGAAAGCAGGCTACACATTACAGACCAAACaggttaaaaaaccaaaacaaaacaaacacatcaTTAAAGATACCCACTTGTTCATCATTAGACTACACAAAAGTTAAGGACTAGGAAATGCTTATCAGCTTCAGCTAAGAATTCAAATCCTGTTAGCCcagttatttttttatgttcATCGTTAGGAGAATCACCCATTTAACTAAAGTAACTCCTGTTGTTTCACCTAGTGAAAACAAAGATCCAGGTTTTTTCTTCAGCCAGCCCCACTCCGGTCAAGGCCTTGACTTCATAGGTGCCTGGCAAAAGCAATTTTTCCTCTGTATTCATTCTAGAGAGTCCCATTTCCTTGCCAAATGAAGTCAGCATAGCCAATTTGGCGTCTCTGCAATTAGTACCCCAGGAGTTCTGTATTTCAGGGTACACTAAATAATAGTTTGCTCCATCAACCTCCAAACTGGTTATTCCTTTCATAAATACCTAAAAAGGGGGAGTGTAAGAATCGCTTCATCTCCCATTAAGGTGACCAAACACGattcaaaaaatcccaaaacattaGCTGGCATATCTAACATTTCCGATCATAAAGAAACATGTAATACTTAAAACAGTATATCAGATGGATCAGCGTATACTAAGCATCCACCTCCAAACAGGTTAATCGCAGAATTTTTACGTTACATGCTACTAAGTATAATTTTGCCTGGCAGCAAGTCAACCTCCCATCAAATAAAGCAGCAGCATACAAATTACCTTGACGAGGAAGACAGCAGCATCCAGCACAGCTTTGATGTGACGCAGCCATCCAGaattctccaaaccagacaaaaagTCATTGACAGACAAACCCTTCGTGCCACTGACTGCAAGAAACCAAGAGTTAGAAAGCCTTAAGCAGTTGCAGCTACCTATATCCTGCAGTGGAGCAAGAAGAATAATTGCATATTCTCTCTAATGCCTTAAGTTGCAAGGTGATTAGAAAACTTTCAGGAAATCACCACTCAAATGGTTAAGAGGGGGACCACAGAATATTCTCCATCTAGAATTCCACTCTGTAGAACCACAGTAACCATGAATGACAAGAGTAAAATCTTTGTGTCTTTTTGATAAAATAACATTCAAAATAAATACACTGGTTATCCCCAACAAGGAGCCTTACCTAGGAAGGCAATGCAAATGCCAAAAGCTTACCAGAAATACTTACAAGTTACAACTACTAGTAAGAAGTAGCTGCATCCAGACAATATACACAATTCAGTGGTCAGACTACCAGAATTTCATCACCTTCTCCACCCTGCTTAGGAGAATAAACTGAGTGCAGTGCAAGGACATGGTGATGAACTGAAAAACACTGAGATTTTCTCTGCCTCCAGACTTGACTACTACAATCCTGACTGATCTCTGCCATTTTTCCCTAGTATACTTTGATCCTATAACAATAATGCCAACTGAGGGGGCAGGGAAGAACAAGTTAAATGAAAGATGCCTTGCAGTGTAGCAGCAAGAGGTGTAGAGGTAGACTGAAAGTTTCTCACACGGACACCAACACACAAATGGGACAGATAGCCTTGTTCTTGTATGATTTTGAGTAGCAACTCACACAGTTACACTGCTGTCCAAACAAACTTCTGGcaataagaaaagaaatattcaCTGGCTAATATAGCTTCAGCTATGTGGGATTAAGAGAAATACCCAAGGTTGTCATCTACAAAAATGCCTGCCCCTGCCACAGCAGAAGCCTACTTTCTACCAAGCTTAATGGCTGAACTCAATCttaaaaagtcttttccaacgtaaatgattctatgattctatgctagtGGGccccaaatgaaaataaaaaggctCTGCAGCCAAAAGCTATCAGTAGATATATTAATACAGCAGCTGCAAAATAATCTTTATCTCCAACTATGGGAGAAAGTGAGTCAGTAAGGAAAGTAGAGAATAAAATTCACCAGGTCATCCCCTGACGCAGTTTCACATTCGGTCAAATCCTCTGATGTAATGAAAGCTATAAACTCCTAAATCACTGCCTTGCAGTGCTTT
The window above is part of the Opisthocomus hoazin isolate bOpiHoa1 chromosome 1, bOpiHoa1.hap1, whole genome shotgun sequence genome. Proteins encoded here:
- the MTMR6 gene encoding phosphatidylinositol-3,5-bisphosphate 3-phosphatase MTMR6 produces the protein MEHIRTTKVEQVKLLDRFSTSNKSLTGTLYLTATHLLFIDSSQRETWILHHHIAAVEKLPLTTSGCPLVIQCKNFRIVHFVVPRERDCHDIYNSLLQLSRTAKYEELYAFSYNPKQNESEQVKGWQLIDLTEEYKRMGVPNANWQLSDANRDYKICETYPRELYVPRTASKPIIVGSSKFRSKGRFPVLSYYHKNKEAAICRCSQPLSGFSARCLEDEHMLQAISKANPSNRYMYVMDTRPKLNAMANRAAGKGYENEDNYSNIRFQFVGIENIHVMRSSLQKLLEVSGTKGLSVNDFLSGLENSGWLRHIKAVLDAAVFLVKAIAVESASVLVHCSDGWDRTSQVCSLGALLLDSYYRTIKGFMVLIEKDWISFGHKFSDRCCQLDGDPKEISPVFTQFLESVWNLTEQFPQAFEYNEAFLLQIHEHVHSCQFGNFLGNCQKEREELKLKEKTYSLWPFLLDEQKKYRNPLYNPDFLPELAVLEPNTISFNFKFWRNMYHQFDRSMHPRQSVLNLIMNMSEQNKQLEEDIKELEAKIKRRSGQSGAVLVKEHQQSVHPAPVALKTPPCFKKEQHLIPATDAVRTVEGSNAADNRYSEFVEELSKAEPAVVSLEYGVARMTC